The Actinomycetota bacterium nucleotide sequence TTGCATGTGTTAAGCACGCCGCCAGCGTTCGTCCTGAGCCAGGATCAAACTCTCCGTAGAAGATGCACCGTCGATCCGACCCCGGAGGGCCTGGTCGCCGGGCGCATCTGGTTCGGAGGTGGCCTCGGGAACTAGCACCGCTCCCTCGACCGCTTCCTGACCCGTCCGGCCGACTACTCCGGACGGTTCGTGTTTGTTTCGTACGACCCTTCGGTTCGGAACGCGCGTGAACGCGCCCTCCCCGACGGGGAACGCACTGGCTTTCATCGGCACACTGTTCAGTTCTCAAGGTGCGAGCTGCGCCCCGCTGAGGAAGGATCCTCGGAAGTGGGGACGCGCAACCGGTGATGATAGCTACATCGTGAGTTGTTGTCAAACAGTCGCACCAGTCACTCGTAAGCTATTTCCCCGCGAAACCCCACCGCCTTGGCCATGCCCAGTTCCCGGTCCTAGTCCCCAGCGTCGTCAGAACAATGGCAGCCACAGACTCATTCATGCCTCGCAATTCCACCTCGGCAATCATCCGCTCACGTCCTAGTTCCATCGACATTCTCCCCACGAACTCGTCCAAGAACGACGACGAAGCCATGGGCACTTTCGAAAAGTCGAGGACGATGCGCTCGCCGTTCGGTATCGCGTGCGCGAGGTTCATGACGCGGTTCTTAACTTGTCGGCCGCTCGACCGGGTTCCGAGGTCGGGTGCGTCGCCCGCGACGTCGAATACGAGTTCTCCACCAACCGCCTGCTCAAGTTCAAGGAGGGTGACCGGGTCCCTCTGACCGAGTGCGGCCGCTAGCTCAACCTGGCGATTCGTTCGCAGCTGGAGCTCCACAAGAGTTCCCACATGTGGGGCGAGTGTGGGGGTGTATCGCAAGAGGTCGTCGGAACCTCTGCCGACGACCTCTTGCGACAATCTCGACGACCCTGAGTAGACGATCATCTGACCTCGATTCGACCTGACAATCTGACGACATCCGGCCAGGCCGTACCCGGCATTTCGCTCGGGATTTCCGGTAACGCCCTGTTCGACCGCTCGCTTGATTGCTTCCTGATCCGTAAGTCCTGAGTACATCCCGGAGAGGGAGGAGCGAATCCCCACTCCGGAATCTACGACGAGAATGTTCACATGGTCTCGTTTCGCAAACGTGGACACCTGTACCCAGCCTCCATCGGCCTCTGCGTGGTTGAGCACGTTCTCCATCACCTCCCAGAGCGCCCACTGGACTGCTTCTGGCACCCACTTTGCCAGCCGACCCTGAGTCGTCACGACTTGCATCACGCTGGCCCGGATCTGATCGAGCTCCTCGACTGTTGAGAAGAACCTCACCGGTGTGAACTTCTTAGTGAAGGATGGAAGTTCGAGAAAGACGGGTTCAGGCATCTGCAAATACTCACTCCAGCCAACTCCATCGAAGACACCTCTCATGTTCCGGGTCGCCGGAAGCTCAACTGAGAAATCAACACCAGCATGGGATCTCAGGCTAGACAAGTACGAAATCAGGGGCAGCACCCCATCAGGAAACGCTCGGGCGCACGATCGGAAGTCGAGAACAAAACGGCTGGTACCACTTGCACGACCTTGTTCCACGCACAGAACGCACCACGTGTAGCCGTCGACATCGAACGGCGTTGGGATCTCTATTCGCTCAGGAGTCTTGGACGACAAGTCGTACGAACCTCCGTCGACCAATCTGCACGACCGAGTCGTGCAGATTCTCTACCGAGATTTCGAGGTTGGGGTCGGAAATCAGCCGGGAATCGATTCGAACACCCTTCTGGAGAATCAGGCGTCTGCCCTCAGAGCTTGAGGAAACAAGCTCCAGCAGAACTAGCAGCTTGGGGAGGAAGACCCTCCCGTTCGCTCCTATTGCCCCTTCTGGTACAGGAACAACCGCAATCTCTTCTGGCAGCTCTCGCTCCTTATGGACCCGGTCGAATGCGGCCTCGGCCTGCCGTCCGGCCCCCATCCCGTGGTAGAGATCGACGACCTCTCTGGCCATCCGGCGCTTCTGCTCGACCGCCCGGGCCGAGCCGTCGGCGAGCCCCCGCTCGACCTCATCGGCCACCTCGTGACCGAGGGCAGTGCACAGCCGCATGTACTTCGCGATCAAGCCGTCGGGGACGCGCATCAACCGCCCGAACATCTCCTCGGGGGGGTCGGTCAGGCCGACGTAGTTGTTGTAGCTCTTCGACATCTTCCGGACACCGTCGGTGCCCTCGATCAGCGGCATCGTGAGAACGACCTGCGGATCCTGGAGTGCGGCCTTCTGCAGCTCCCTACCCATCAGCAGGTTGAACGTCTGATCCGTGCCGCCGAGTTCGACGTCCGCTTCGACCGCGACCGAGTCTTGCCCCTGCAGGAGGGGGTAGAGGAACTCAACGAGCGAGATCGGCTTGTGCGCGGCGTAGCGAGCGTGGAAGTCGTCGCGCTCGAGCATCTGCGCCACGGTCACCGACGACGTGAGGCGGAGCACCTCATCCATCCCCATCGGCGCGAGCCACTCGGAGTTGCGGCGGAGCTCGAGGCTCTCCTCTTCCAGGCGGATGACCTTGCCGGCCTGGTCGAGATAGGTTCGCGCGTTCGCCTCGATCTGCTCGACCGACATCGACGGACGCAGTTCGGAGCGACCCGACGGATCCCCGATCCGCGCCGTGTAGTCGCCGACGATCAACACCGCCAGATGCCCCGCGTCCTGGAACTGCCGCAGCTTGCGCAGCAGGACCGCGTGCCCCAGGTGCAGATCGGGCCGGGTGGGATCGAGCCCGAGCTTGACGCGCAGCGGGCGGCCGAGCGCGAGCTTGCCCGGCAGCCCGTCCTGAGGCTCGATCAGCTCTGCGCCGGCCGTGAGCCGGTCCACGTCCGCGGCGCGTTTCATCGTGGCGGATGCTAGCAGTGCCTCCCGGCCCGGGTCCGTGGTCACGGGTAGCATCGAGGGGCATGAAGTCCCGCCTCCCACGCTCGATCATCGCGCTGTCCGGCGTCCTCGTGCTCGTGTCGAGCTGCCGCGGCCTCGCCGACCTCGAGGAGGCCGAGTCCGGTGAGGCGCGCCTGTCCCAAACCTCGTTCCTCTACGCGGCCGACGGCACCCTGTTGAAGGAGCTCCACGGCGGAGTCAACCGGATCGTGGTGCCCACCGGGAAGATCCCGCGGACGATCCGGGACGCGGTCGTCGCGATCGAGGATCGGCGCTTCTACCAGCATCACGGGATCGATCTGAAGGCGCTCGCGCGCGCGGCCTACGTGGACGCGGCGGCCGGGGAGATCGTCGAGGGCGGATCGACGATCACCCAGCAGTACGTCAAGCAGGTCTACGTCGGCAGCGATCAGACACTCGAGCGCAAACTCAAGGAAGCGTCGCTCGCGTGGCAGATCGAGGAGCAGTACAGCAAGGACCAGATCCTCACGCGATACCTGAACACGATCTATTTCGGCCGGAGCGCCTACGGGGTCCAGGCCGCAGCACAGGCGTTCTTCTCGGCCGACGCCCCGGAGTTGGACCTCGCCCGATCGGCGCTGCTCGCGGGGATGATCAACTCTCCCGCCGCATTCAACCCGTTCCGGCATCCGAAACGCGCGCTCGAACGCCGCGCCCTCGTGCTCCGTCTGATGCGCGAGCAGGACATGATCGGACGCGGCCAGATGCGCGCTGCGCTCGCGACGCGGTTGCGCCTTCGCCCGCCGCGGACCCAACGCACCTCCGCCCCCTACTTCGTCGACTATGTCTATCGATGGTTCCTGGTGACGCCGAGCTTGCAGCGCGTCGAATGGTTCGGCCCGCCGTGCCCCTTCGACGAACCGCTCGGGCGGAAGGCGTGCCCCCAGCGCTGGGACGCCTTCTTCGAGGGAGGGCTGCAGATCCAGACCACGCTCGATCCCGAGCTGCAGGTCGAGGCCGAGCGGGCCGTGAACGCGGTGCTGCGCTACCCGAACGATCCGTACGGCGCGATGACCGTGATCGACCCGAACTCCGGCTCCATAAAGGCGATGGTGGGTGGACGCGACTACTACGACCCGCGTGTGGAGTTCGCGAAGCTCAACCTCGCGGCCGGCGGAAGCACCGGGCGCCAGGGCGGCTCGACCTTCAAGCCGTTCGCGCTGATCGCCGCCCTCGAGAGCGGGCGTTCGCCGCAGGACGTCTATCCGGCTCCGGGTTCGATCGAACTACCCCTCGAGGGCGGGCGGGCCTGGAAGGTCAGCAACGCGGACGGCGGATCGTTCGGCAGCCTCACCCTCGAGGACGCGACGATCAACTCGGTGAACACCGTGTTCGCGCAGCTGATCCAGGAGCTGGGGCCGGAGGCCGTCAACGACGTGGCCACGCGGATGGGCGTGCGCTGTTGCTACCGAACGAGCTACCCGCGGACCCAGGAACTGCTCGACGAACCCGCTGCGGTCCTCGGGGCGAACGAGGTGAACACGATCGAGATGGCGAGCGCCTTCGGCACCCTGGCAGCCGGCGGATACCAACTCGACCCCACACCGGTCGCGCAGATCCAGGGCAGCGACGGCAAGGTCCTCTGGCGCTCCTCCGAGTCCCCCCGGCCGGCGATCGATCCGCAGGTCGCCGCGGCCGCGACCGACATCCTGCAGAAGGCGGTCCAGTTCGGCACCGGCACGGGCGCCAACATCGGCCGTCCGCAGATCGGCAAGACCGGCACCGACGACGGCTTCACCGACGCCTGGTTCGTCGGGGCGATCCCGCAGCTGGTTGCCGCGGTCTGGATCGGATTCCCCGAGGGACAGATCGCGATGGACACGCCGCGCACGCGGATCACCGTGTTCGGCGGTACCTGGCCGGCCGACATCTGGCGGACGTTCATGACGAACGCGGTGCGCGGGATGCCACGCCAACGGTTCCCGACCCCCAAGGTGCGCTACACGCAGGTCAAGGTGGACGTCACACAGAACTGCCTGCCGAATCGCTACACCCTTCCCCGCAACATCGACGAGGTGGAGTTCATCACGGGAACCCAGCCGATCCGCCAGTGCGAGGAGCCAACCTCGGCCCAGACCGTCGACGTGCCGTCCGCGATCGGGCTGTACGAGTCCGCGGCCCGCGACCTGCTCGAGCTCTCGGGCTTCTACACCGAGGTGCGCTACGTGAAGTCGAATCAGCCTCGGGGCACGGTGATCGCACAGAGCCCGCAAGGCGGACTGGAAGCCCAGCAGACGAGCACGGTGACGATCACCGTCTCCGGGACCTGACCGCCGTTCCCGCGGCCAGGTCCCCCGCGCCCCGCGCGCGGGAAACCCACCGATCATCGGCGATCTGGAACCGCCAGGGTCGGTCGAGGCCGGTGCGGATCCCCACACGCGTCGACACGAGCACCCGGCCGCGTGCGGGAGCTCGTCCCTCGTGGATCTCGAGGCCCGTTCCGCGGGCGAGATCCGCCCCGTTGTCGGTCCCGTCGATCCCCAAGGCCTGACAGAGCTTGCCGGGCCCCGAACACAGAGCGAGCACGTCATCGGTTCCTCGGTTCGCCGACATCTCGGCGATCCCCGACAGGGGCTCGGCCGATCGGAGCAACACGGCCGCTCCCACGCCGTCTTCCCCCGCGACCACGTTCATGCACTGGTGCACGCCGTAAGACAGGTACACGTAGCAGAAGCCGGCGGGTCCGAACATCACGGCATTGCGAGGTGTCGGTCCACGAAACGAATGGCTCGCCGGATCGTCGAACGCGTATGCCTCCGTCTCGACGATGCGCACCGCGAGCCGTTCGCCGCCCGCCAGGCGGTGTACGAGCACCCTTCCCAGCAGGTCACGCGCGAGCACCGGGCTCGGCCTGGCGAACCATCTGCGAGGCAGGCGTCGTCCGGCGCTCGTCACGACGTCGAGCGTCCACGGGCTGCGCCGCCCGAGCGCCCTGCGCGCAGGAACCGCTCCAGCTTGGTCCGCGGCCAGGTGTTGATCACGTCGTCGGGACCCAGCCACCCTCGCTGCGCGGTGCCGACGCCGTAACGAAGCAGGTCGAGGTGACTCACCGCGTGGGCATCCGAATCGATGGAGAACCGCACACCGAGGCGTTTCGCCCAGAGCACGTGCTCGTCCTTCAGGTCGAGGCGATCGGGATGCGCGTTGATCTCGAGGGCGGTTCCCGTCCTCGCCGCGGCCTCGAAGACGGCCTCCTCGTCGAACTCGATCGGATCGCGCCTGCCGATCTTGCGCCCGGTCGGATGGCCGATCACGTTCACGAGTGGGTGCTCGATCGCCCGCAGCAACCGCCGCGTCATCTGGTCCCGGGATTGGCTGAAGTGCGAGTGCACGCTCGCCACCAAGACCTCGAACCCCTCCAGGAACGCGTCGTCCCAATCGAGACCGCCCTCCGGATCGATGTTCAGCTCGGCGCCGTGGAGCACCCGCATCTTCGGCACGCGCTCCTGGAGCGACGCGAGGCGAGCTCGCTGCGTGAGCATCTTGTCCCGGGTCATCCGCTGCATCGAGAGCTGCTCGGCGTGGTCGGTCACCGCGAAGTACGCGTACCGATGCGCTGCTGCGGCCTCCACCATCTCCTCGAGCGCTCCGTGTCCGTCGGTGAGGTCCGTGTGGGTGTGCAGGTCCCCTCGGATCTGGCGTTGGGTGACGAGATCCGGCAACGTCCCCTCGAGCGCCGCTTCGATCTCGCCCCGATCCTCACGCAGCGTGGGAGCGATCCACGGGAGATCCAAACGCTCGTAGACCTCCTCCTCGGTCTCGGCGACGATCAGGCGCCCGCTCTTGGCACGGAACAGTCCGTACTCGTTCAGCTTCAGCCCCGCGCGGACGGCGCGCTCGCGCAGACGGATGTTGTGCGCCTTCGAGCCCGTGAAGTAGATCATCGCCGCTCCCCACACCTGGGGCGGGACGATCCGCAGGTCGACCTGTACCCCGGCGTCGGTCACGATCGAAGTCTTCGACTCCCCCGACACGAGCGTCCGGCCGATCCCGGGCGCGGATACGAACGCCTCGGTGACCGCCGAACCGTCTGCGGCCGCGACGAGCAG carries:
- a CDS encoding DUF4325 domain-containing protein — protein: MPEPVFLELPSFTKKFTPVRFFSTVEELDQIRASVMQVVTTQGRLAKWVPEAVQWALWEVMENVLNHAEADGGWVQVSTFAKRDHVNILVVDSGVGIRSSLSGMYSGLTDQEAIKRAVEQGVTGNPERNAGYGLAGCRQIVRSNRGQMIVYSGSSRLSQEVVGRGSDDLLRYTPTLAPHVGTLVELQLRTNRQVELAAALGQRDPVTLLELEQAVGGELVFDVAGDAPDLGTRSSGRQVKNRVMNLAHAIPNGERIVLDFSKVPMASSSFLDEFVGRMSMELGRERMIAEVELRGMNESVAAIVLTTLGTRTGNWAWPRRWGFAGK
- the tyrS gene encoding tyrosine--tRNA ligase, whose product is MKRAADVDRLTAGAELIEPQDGLPGKLALGRPLRVKLGLDPTRPDLHLGHAVLLRKLRQFQDAGHLAVLIVGDYTARIGDPSGRSELRPSMSVEQIEANARTYLDQAGKVIRLEEESLELRRNSEWLAPMGMDEVLRLTSSVTVAQMLERDDFHARYAAHKPISLVEFLYPLLQGQDSVAVEADVELGGTDQTFNLLMGRELQKAALQDPQVVLTMPLIEGTDGVRKMSKSYNNYVGLTDPPEEMFGRLMRVPDGLIAKYMRLCTALGHEVADEVERGLADGSARAVEQKRRMAREVVDLYHGMGAGRQAEAAFDRVHKERELPEEIAVVPVPEGAIGANGRVFLPKLLVLLELVSSSSEGRRLILQKGVRIDSRLISDPNLEISVENLHDSVVQIGRRRFVRLVVQDS
- a CDS encoding transglycosylase domain-containing protein, with product MKSRLPRSIIALSGVLVLVSSCRGLADLEEAESGEARLSQTSFLYAADGTLLKELHGGVNRIVVPTGKIPRTIRDAVVAIEDRRFYQHHGIDLKALARAAYVDAAAGEIVEGGSTITQQYVKQVYVGSDQTLERKLKEASLAWQIEEQYSKDQILTRYLNTIYFGRSAYGVQAAAQAFFSADAPELDLARSALLAGMINSPAAFNPFRHPKRALERRALVLRLMREQDMIGRGQMRAALATRLRLRPPRTQRTSAPYFVDYVYRWFLVTPSLQRVEWFGPPCPFDEPLGRKACPQRWDAFFEGGLQIQTTLDPELQVEAERAVNAVLRYPNDPYGAMTVIDPNSGSIKAMVGGRDYYDPRVEFAKLNLAAGGSTGRQGGSTFKPFALIAALESGRSPQDVYPAPGSIELPLEGGRAWKVSNADGGSFGSLTLEDATINSVNTVFAQLIQELGPEAVNDVATRMGVRCCYRTSYPRTQELLDEPAAVLGANEVNTIEMASAFGTLAAGGYQLDPTPVAQIQGSDGKVLWRSSESPRPAIDPQVAAAATDILQKAVQFGTGTGANIGRPQIGKTGTDDGFTDAWFVGAIPQLVAAVWIGFPEGQIAMDTPRTRITVFGGTWPADIWRTFMTNAVRGMPRQRFPTPKVRYTQVKVDVTQNCLPNRYTLPRNIDEVEFITGTQPIRQCEEPTSAQTVDVPSAIGLYESAARDLLELSGFYTEVRYVKSNQPRGTVIAQSPQGGLEAQQTSTVTITVSGT
- a CDS encoding DNA-3-methyladenine glycosylase — its product is MTSAGRRLPRRWFARPSPVLARDLLGRVLVHRLAGGERLAVRIVETEAYAFDDPASHSFRGPTPRNAVMFGPAGFCYVYLSYGVHQCMNVVAGEDGVGAAVLLRSAEPLSGIAEMSANRGTDDVLALCSGPGKLCQALGIDGTDNGADLARGTGLEIHEGRAPARGRVLVSTRVGIRTGLDRPWRFQIADDRWVSRARGAGDLAAGTAVRSRRR
- the polX gene encoding DNA polymerase/3'-5' exonuclease PolX — its product is MPRANDDVEQILIEYADLLAILSDDAYKARAYEKAGRAVGAHPGDVGKLDAKGLLAIPSVGRSIAEKVREYLDSGTIGALDELRAQIPPGVRDMMSVPGLGPKRAITLYRDLGIDSLETLRHAAEAGTLAAQKGFGAKTQENVLRGLDRLASSGGRVPIGAAMVVAELFLAQLEAVGGVERIAYAGSLRRMAETIGDVDLLVAAADGSAVTEAFVSAPGIGRTLVSGESKTSIVTDAGVQVDLRIVPPQVWGAAMIYFTGSKAHNIRLRERAVRAGLKLNEYGLFRAKSGRLIVAETEEEVYERLDLPWIAPTLREDRGEIEAALEGTLPDLVTQRQIRGDLHTHTDLTDGHGALEEMVEAAAAHRYAYFAVTDHAEQLSMQRMTRDKMLTQRARLASLQERVPKMRVLHGAELNIDPEGGLDWDDAFLEGFEVLVASVHSHFSQSRDQMTRRLLRAIEHPLVNVIGHPTGRKIGRRDPIEFDEEAVFEAAARTGTALEINAHPDRLDLKDEHVLWAKRLGVRFSIDSDAHAVSHLDLLRYGVGTAQRGWLGPDDVINTWPRTKLERFLRAGRSGGAARGRSTS